The Callospermophilus lateralis isolate mCalLat2 chromosome 3, mCalLat2.hap1, whole genome shotgun sequence genome has a segment encoding these proteins:
- the Oaz2 gene encoding LOW QUALITY PROTEIN: ornithine decarboxylase antizyme 2 (The sequence of the model RefSeq protein was modified relative to this genomic sequence to represent the inferred CDS: deleted 1 base in 1 codon), which translates to MINTQDSSILPLSNCPQLQCCRHIVPGPLWCSDAPHPLSKIPGGRGGGRDPSLSALIYKDEKLTVTQDLPVNDGKPHIVHFQYEVTEVKVSCWDAVLSSQSLFVEIPDGLLADGSKEGLLALLEFAEEKMKVNYVFICFRKGREDRAPLLKTFSFLGFEIVRPGHPCVPSRPDVMFMVYPLDQNLSDED; encoded by the exons ATGATAAACACCCAGGACAG TAGTATTTTGCCTTTGAGTAACTGTCCCCAGCTCCAGTGCTGCAGGCACATTGTTCCGGGGCCTCTGTGGTGCTCC GATGCCCCTCACCCACTGTCGAAGATCCCCGGTGGGCGAGGGGGCGGCAGGGATCCTTCTCTCTCAGCTCTAATATATAAG GACGAGAAGCTCACTGTGACCCAGGACCTCCCTGTGAATGATGGAAAACCTCACATTGTCCACTTCCAATATGAGGTCACCGAGGTGAAGGTCTCTTGCTGGGATGCAGTCctgtccagccagagtctgtttgTAGAAATCCCAGATGGATTATTAGCTGATGGGAGCAAAGAAGG ATTGTTAGCACTGCTAGAGTTTGCTGAAGAGAAGATGAAAGTAAACTATGTCTTCATCTGCTTCAGGAAGGGCCGTGAAGACAGAG CTCCACTCCTGAAGACCTTCAGCTTCTTGGGCTTTGAGATTGTGCGTCCAGGTCATCCCTGCGTCCCCTCTCGGCCAGATGTGATGTTCATGGTTTACCCCCTGGACCAGAACTTGTCCGATGAGGACTAA